The Nostoc cf. commune SO-36 genomic sequence AATTGGCGGCGAGTTATTAGTAGTCAGTCAATTTACCCTTTATGGTGACTGTCGTAAAGGTCGCCGTCCTTCTTTTGACCGTTCAGCTACTCCCCAATTAGCAGTAGATTTGTATGATCGTTTTGTTACCAAATTAAGAGCTAGCGGCTTGCAAGTAGAAACAGGTCAATTTGGCGCAATGATGCAAGTTACGATTGAAAACGATAGTCCTGTAACTTTGTTACTTGAAAAAGAAGTAATCTAAGTAGATACACTAAAAAAATGAATAACAGTAGCCTCTAGACCGTGGTGTTCTAATTGATGAGAGAATATTAAATTAACCATCATAAAAGTTTAAATTCACTAATCATGGCGAAAATCCAGTTTTCTAGAGGTCTTGACGAAGAAGTAACTCCAGATGTGCGCTTGACGCGATCGCGCACTGGCGACAGTGGTACAGCGACCTTTATTTTTACGAATCCGAAGATTTTAGATCAAGGTAGCACCGAAGATATTACCGGGATGTACTTGATTGACGAAGAAGGCGAAATAATTACTCGTGAAGTTAAAGCTAAATTTATCAACGGTAAACCAGAAGAATTAGAAGCACTTTACGTTATGAAATCTGCCCAAGAATGGGAGCGCTTTATGCGCTTCATGGAGCGGTACGCTGAAGAAAACGATCTGGGACTGAGTAAAAATGAGGCGTAGGGCTTAGGGAATTGGGCATCGGGCATTGGTAATTATTGTCATGCCCAATGCGCCATTCCCCATTATATATATGATCAAAAATTTATGGCTGACCTATGACATCGCAACCCCACCCAGATAGCTTTAAAATTACAGTAAATTGTGCTGTGGTTACTGTCAGCGATACACGCACTTTTGAAACAGACAAAAGTGGGCAGCTAATTCAGCAGTTACTCCTTGGCGCTAACCATGCTGTAAAAGCTTACATAATTATTAAGGATGAAGCAACACAAATTCAAGAGCAGATCGAAAATCTGGGTAAAAGCTCAAAGTTGGATGCTGTAATTTTCAGTGGTGGTACAGGTATTGCACCAAGAGATACGACTTATGATGCCATTGAGAAGTTACTGGAGAAAACCTTACCGGGATTTGGTGAGTTATTTCGTTTTTTAAGTTATCAAGAAATTGGTTCGCGGGCGATCGCTTCTCGCGCTGTTGCTGGTGTTTATGAAGATAAGTTAATCTTTTCGCTTCCTGGTTCTAGTAATGCTGTGCGATTGGCGATGGAAAAACTAATTTTACCCGAACTGACTCACTTGGTAAGTCAAGTTTGTTTGTAAGGGGGTGAAATGAGCAGTTTTTCAGAAAGTTACCACGATAAATTTAGCTAAAACAAATATATCAGGCACTAAAATCATCC encodes the following:
- the dtd gene encoding D-aminoacyl-tRNA deacylase, encoding MRVIIQRVKSSQVTVNGEIVGKIGRGLNLLVGIANTDTNVEIDWMVCKCLELRLFPDDEGDDRWQKSVQEIGGELLVVSQFTLYGDCRKGRRPSFDRSATPQLAVDLYDRFVTKLRASGLQVETGQFGAMMQVTIENDSPVTLLLEKEVI
- the psb28 gene encoding photosystem II reaction center protein Psb28, with protein sequence MAKIQFSRGLDEEVTPDVRLTRSRTGDSGTATFIFTNPKILDQGSTEDITGMYLIDEEGEIITREVKAKFINGKPEELEALYVMKSAQEWERFMRFMERYAEENDLGLSKNEA
- a CDS encoding MogA/MoaB family molybdenum cofactor biosynthesis protein; amino-acid sequence: MTSQPHPDSFKITVNCAVVTVSDTRTFETDKSGQLIQQLLLGANHAVKAYIIIKDEATQIQEQIENLGKSSKLDAVIFSGGTGIAPRDTTYDAIEKLLEKTLPGFGELFRFLSYQEIGSRAIASRAVAGVYEDKLIFSLPGSSNAVRLAMEKLILPELTHLVSQVCL